One genomic window of Chrysiogenes arsenatis DSM 11915 includes the following:
- a CDS encoding glycoside hydrolase family 3 protein — protein MAILKRNILLVSLLVLATGAASATTLREMAGQMMLVGFRGLTIPATSPLVQDIAAGYVGGVILFDRDVLTGSRQRNIESVPQVRDLIASLQYRAPLPLFIAVDQEGGRVSRLKSEHGFRALASHAQLGAGDVARTFREVRDTARELAAVGINLNFAPVLDLNTNPENPVIGKLGRSFSADPEQVARHGAQYAAALRSEKIIPVLKHFPGHGSSQHDSHLGFTDITHTWTPQELEPYRMLIADGFHGMVMTGHIFNQNIDRHFPATLSAPVLQGMLRRELGFQGVIVSDDMQMKAITEHYGFEEAIRQAILAGVDILLFGNNLEYDPHIARKGVEIIVQLVEQGVLSQERIWESYQRICELKQQVGIASCKYDDKVTK, from the coding sequence ATGGCCATCTTGAAAAGAAATATACTGCTTGTGTCGCTCTTGGTTCTTGCTACTGGAGCTGCCAGCGCGACGACGCTTCGCGAGATGGCTGGTCAGATGATGCTGGTTGGGTTTCGTGGGCTGACGATACCCGCAACAAGCCCACTGGTGCAGGATATTGCTGCGGGGTATGTTGGGGGAGTTATTTTGTTTGATCGTGATGTGTTGACGGGAAGTCGTCAACGCAATATTGAGAGTGTGCCGCAAGTGCGCGACCTTATCGCTTCGCTTCAATACAGAGCGCCTTTGCCGCTGTTTATCGCGGTTGATCAGGAAGGGGGGCGCGTGAGTCGGCTGAAGTCGGAGCATGGATTTCGCGCTCTGGCATCGCATGCTCAGCTTGGTGCGGGTGACGTGGCGAGAACATTTCGCGAAGTTCGTGACACGGCTCGTGAGCTGGCAGCGGTCGGCATAAATCTCAATTTTGCACCGGTGCTTGATCTCAATACCAATCCTGAAAACCCGGTGATCGGAAAACTTGGGAGAAGTTTTTCCGCCGATCCCGAGCAGGTGGCGCGTCACGGTGCACAGTATGCTGCTGCATTGCGTTCCGAAAAAATTATTCCGGTACTGAAGCATTTTCCCGGACATGGCAGTTCACAGCACGATTCCCATCTTGGTTTTACCGACATTACACACACGTGGACGCCCCAAGAGCTTGAACCGTATCGGATGCTGATTGCGGACGGCTTTCATGGAATGGTGATGACGGGGCATATTTTCAATCAAAACATTGATCGCCATTTTCCTGCAACCCTCTCTGCTCCTGTTTTGCAGGGAATGTTGCGTCGCGAGCTTGGTTTTCAGGGCGTAATCGTCTCTGACGATATGCAGATGAAGGCCATTACAGAGCACTACGGATTTGAGGAAGCTATCCGACAGGCAATTCTGGCGGGGGTCGATATCCTTTTGTTCGGCAACAATCTTGAGTACGATCCGCACATTGCGCGTAAAGGGGTAGAAATTATTGTGCAACTCGTGGAGCAGGGGGTGCTGAGTCAGGAGCGCATTTGGGAATCGTATCAGCGGATTTGCGAACTAAAACAGCAGGTTGGTATTGCGAGCTGTAAATATGATGATAAAGTAACAAAATAA
- a CDS encoding type II secretion system F family protein, which produces MMPDGGFVKGLRHSQKRRVSFTSSEGSQMQPYTYTAMDRYGRTRRGVMNATSMDDLHARLRQAELDLIRARLPRKKRLVRLRSTVSRRELMTFCSQISQLTRAGIPLVQGLHDLQEAMGNSALQPVLVALTSKIQDGATFSEALHCHPAVFNQVFVHLTRAGEQSGQLPQVFGSIADNLAWEDQTIARAKKAIAYPTVVATVVLTVVVILMVFLVPQLMQFITGMRGEIPTHTRALIATSQFFTRYWLLMFGAVMGGGILLKILVTRFSVVRLWVDAVLLRLPLVGAIQRNIMLARFCQIFARMYQAGVPVLQTLHIAECTIGNSVIARALRDATTRIAEGSSINQSFSNTFLFTPIPLRMIAIGEKTGELDAALLNATSFYDREVTEQIARLETLLEPMLTVILGAVLGWIILSVLGPVYDLMGSVDSW; this is translated from the coding sequence ATGATGCCAGACGGCGGATTTGTGAAGGGGTTACGTCACTCGCAGAAGCGTCGCGTGTCGTTCACCTCCAGCGAGGGTAGTCAGATGCAGCCCTACACGTACACCGCAATGGATCGGTATGGCCGCACACGGCGTGGCGTTATGAATGCCACCAGTATGGATGACCTCCACGCACGGCTTCGCCAAGCAGAACTTGACCTCATTCGAGCCCGCCTTCCACGAAAAAAACGGCTGGTGCGTTTGCGTAGCACCGTTTCACGTCGTGAGTTGATGACGTTTTGTTCGCAGATATCGCAGCTCACTCGTGCAGGTATTCCGCTCGTTCAAGGGCTACACGATCTGCAGGAAGCCATGGGCAACAGTGCCTTGCAGCCTGTACTTGTTGCGTTGACAAGCAAAATTCAGGATGGCGCGACTTTTTCCGAAGCACTTCACTGTCACCCCGCCGTGTTTAATCAGGTATTTGTTCATCTGACGCGCGCAGGCGAGCAAAGCGGTCAACTACCACAGGTTTTTGGCAGTATTGCCGACAATCTGGCGTGGGAGGACCAAACCATCGCACGTGCCAAGAAAGCGATTGCCTACCCGACGGTTGTCGCTACGGTGGTTCTGACGGTCGTCGTTATTCTGATGGTGTTCCTTGTGCCACAACTGATGCAGTTTATTACCGGTATGCGCGGCGAAATTCCAACGCATACACGTGCCTTGATTGCTACGTCGCAGTTTTTTACCCGTTATTGGTTGTTGATGTTTGGAGCAGTGATGGGCGGGGGAATACTTTTGAAAATACTCGTCACACGTTTTTCCGTTGTTCGACTCTGGGTGGATGCCGTCTTGTTGCGCCTCCCGCTCGTAGGCGCTATTCAGCGTAACATTATGCTCGCCCGCTTTTGTCAGATATTCGCCCGCATGTATCAGGCAGGTGTCCCTGTGTTGCAAACACTGCACATTGCTGAATGCACTATTGGCAATAGCGTGATTGCTCGCGCTCTGCGTGATGCCACGACGCGCATTGCGGAAGGGAGTTCGATCAACCAAAGTTTTAGTAACACGTTTTTATTTACGCCAATACCCTTACGGATGATCGCGATTGGCGAAAAAACGGGCGAGCTTGATGCGGCTCTTTTGAATGCGACCAGCTTTTATGATCGCGAAGTAACCGAGCAGATCGCACGACTTGAAACGTTGCTAGAGCCAATGTTGACGGTCATCCTTGGTGCAGTTTTGGGATGGATTATCCTTTCAGTCCTCGGGCCGGTGTACGACCTGATGGGTTCCGTCGATTCGTGGTAG
- the smpB gene encoding SsrA-binding protein SmpB encodes MYGILAVKKKKIEQRCDVSIKIAAENRSARHNYEFVETWEAGIVLKGSEVKSIRQGKASLKEAFCRVDGGEISLLQCHIAPYEEAGNFAPDPMRPRKLLMHKAEILKIGAHAQQMGLAIVPVKMYFKQGKVKLEIALAKGKKLHDKRESLKKKSAEREVQQALKGR; translated from the coding sequence ATGTACGGTATACTCGCCGTGAAAAAAAAGAAGATAGAACAAAGGTGTGACGTGTCCATAAAAATAGCTGCCGAAAATCGTTCTGCACGACACAATTACGAATTTGTTGAAACATGGGAAGCGGGAATAGTTCTGAAAGGCTCAGAGGTGAAAAGTATTCGCCAAGGGAAAGCGAGCCTGAAGGAAGCCTTTTGCCGCGTTGATGGTGGTGAAATATCGCTCCTGCAGTGCCATATTGCGCCCTACGAAGAAGCGGGGAATTTTGCCCCCGATCCCATGCGTCCGCGTAAGCTCCTGATGCACAAAGCCGAAATTCTGAAAATAGGCGCGCATGCACAGCAGATGGGGCTTGCTATCGTCCCCGTGAAAATGTACTTTAAACAGGGTAAGGTCAAATTGGAAATTGCTCTTGCCAAAGGGAAAAAGCTGCACGATAAGCGGGAATCGCTGAAGAAAAAAAGCGCCGAGCGTGAAGTGCAACAAGCCCTAAAAGGTCGTTGA
- a CDS encoding pilus (MSHA type) biogenesis protein MshL has protein sequence MRCVLILIVSFLLLSGCRTLHTGASLPGERHIAPPEMPTLAHAPPIIQHIPIIPPLDYHHELERYTVSVFDVPIRELLFALSRDTAINVDIHPDIMGLVTINAVNQTLPQILTRLSRQHPIRWHYQPPHLSVFPDTPFLKTYEIDYVNVSRRSTGTVSVSNSVAATGTLGIGGDSGGIASGNDSTTHMQQQSSNLFWETMIANLRVILEEDINSSALSRNILVNPENGLVSVRATAAQHDEIRLFLNTVVARALKQVLIEATVVEVTLNDTFQMGIDWSAFRLGNASVAGIEQSVIGANFAASPLTTMVMSRTTSQSDLGLTVKMLEQFGNIKVLSTPRVMTLNNQTAVLKVVDNIVYFSVKIFAEVHNVGDNQVIVHRYETGIKTAPVGFVMTVTPQISANNLVTLNIRPTISRIIGYSTDPNPDLASASVTNLVPDIQVREIESILRIQSGAVAVLGGLMQDTINNDVAGVPILSRLPFLGSVFSYQSDQKSKTELVIFIRPIVVQHAGNGETLPYFAEYLKEATTATAGRELRSEP, from the coding sequence ATGAGATGTGTTCTGATACTTATCGTGTCTTTTCTATTGCTGAGCGGATGCCGGACGCTGCATACTGGTGCATCACTTCCTGGCGAGCGGCACATAGCGCCGCCTGAAATGCCGACATTGGCACATGCTCCGCCGATTATTCAGCATATTCCCATCATTCCACCGCTGGACTATCACCACGAACTTGAACGCTACACCGTATCGGTTTTTGATGTTCCCATCCGCGAGCTGCTTTTTGCTTTATCCCGTGATACCGCTATCAATGTCGATATTCACCCAGATATTATGGGGTTGGTTACGATCAATGCGGTGAACCAGACGCTCCCGCAAATCCTCACGCGACTTTCCCGTCAACATCCTATTCGGTGGCACTATCAGCCTCCACACCTTTCAGTTTTTCCCGATACCCCGTTCCTGAAAACCTACGAAATAGATTACGTTAATGTCAGCCGTCGCTCGACAGGAACCGTGAGTGTGTCGAATTCAGTGGCGGCGACCGGAACGCTTGGTATTGGTGGCGATAGTGGGGGCATCGCCAGTGGCAATGATTCCACGACCCACATGCAGCAGCAATCGAGCAATCTTTTCTGGGAAACTATGATAGCCAACCTCCGTGTTATTCTTGAAGAGGATATCAACAGTAGTGCGTTGTCGCGCAATATCCTTGTCAACCCTGAAAATGGGCTTGTGAGTGTCCGTGCCACCGCCGCGCAGCACGATGAAATTCGGCTATTTTTGAACACCGTTGTGGCGCGTGCGCTGAAACAAGTTTTGATCGAAGCAACCGTGGTGGAAGTAACGTTGAACGATACGTTCCAGATGGGGATTGACTGGTCAGCCTTTCGCCTTGGAAATGCTTCGGTCGCGGGCATCGAGCAGAGTGTCATTGGCGCAAATTTCGCGGCTTCGCCACTCACCACAATGGTGATGAGCCGCACCACCAGTCAGAGTGATCTTGGGTTAACCGTAAAAATGCTGGAACAATTTGGCAACATCAAAGTCCTTTCTACGCCACGTGTCATGACGCTGAATAACCAAACTGCCGTGCTGAAAGTGGTAGACAATATCGTTTACTTCTCGGTTAAAATTTTTGCCGAAGTCCATAACGTCGGCGACAATCAAGTTATTGTCCACCGCTACGAAACCGGCATTAAAACCGCTCCGGTTGGTTTTGTGATGACCGTTACCCCGCAAATTAGCGCCAATAATCTGGTTACGCTCAATATTCGTCCAACGATTTCCCGCATCATAGGCTATTCAACGGATCCCAACCCCGACCTTGCCAGCGCCAGCGTCACGAACCTTGTTCCCGATATTCAGGTACGCGAGATTGAGTCGATTTTGCGTATTCAAAGCGGTGCCGTCGCGGTATTAGGTGGGCTGATGCAGGACACAATCAATAACGACGTGGCCGGTGTTCCCATTTTATCGCGCCTTCCCTTTCTCGGTTCGGTGTTTTCGTATCAAAGTGATCAGAAATCAAAGACCGAGCTGGTAATTTTTATTCGACCCATCGTGGTTCAGCATGCTGGAAATGGCGAAACGCTGCCATATTTCGCTGAATACCTCAAAGAAGCGACCACCGCCACCGCTGGCAGAGAGTTGAGGAGTGAGCCATGA
- a CDS encoding tetratricopeptide repeat protein, protein MTRNVVLAGLVLWLFVGVVAAQALHQPIFENVTPPTLHHEITVANDHLIHGRFQEADLHYQSILDRYPAHRGAQLGVASAATMQGKLQRAATQLRQILELHPTDPFALAGLAMFVPVTNRERHESGLKQALEATPEVAELHFALGNFYANQERWPEAELSYRHAVALAPLQITTYFFNHAIALEYVGDYSAAVASYQRALDDAKPHEHALRDTIAQRLEALKAVRP, encoded by the coding sequence ATGACACGAAATGTTGTATTGGCTGGTTTGGTGCTCTGGCTTTTCGTTGGAGTGGTCGCAGCTCAGGCGTTACATCAACCCATTTTTGAAAATGTAACGCCACCGACCTTGCACCACGAAATAACAGTAGCGAACGACCATCTGATTCATGGTCGCTTTCAAGAGGCGGATCTCCACTATCAATCAATTCTTGATCGGTACCCCGCACATCGTGGTGCTCAACTTGGTGTCGCCTCGGCGGCTACGATGCAGGGAAAGCTCCAGCGCGCCGCAACTCAGCTACGCCAGATACTCGAACTCCATCCCACCGATCCCTTTGCTTTGGCCGGGCTGGCAATGTTTGTACCCGTCACAAACCGTGAGCGGCACGAGAGCGGATTGAAGCAGGCACTGGAGGCGACACCTGAAGTTGCGGAACTCCATTTCGCGCTTGGGAATTTTTACGCCAACCAAGAGCGTTGGCCAGAAGCCGAACTGAGCTATCGACACGCTGTAGCGCTTGCGCCACTCCAGATAACAACATATTTTTTCAACCATGCTATCGCGCTCGAATATGTCGGTGACTATTCCGCAGCGGTAGCAAGCTATCAGCGGGCGCTGGATGATGCGAAACCACACGAACATGCCCTGCGTGACACCATTGCGCAGCGCCTTGAGGCGCTGAAAGCGGTACGCCCATGA
- a CDS encoding GAF domain-containing protein — protein sequence MDASNTPQEPIKSPDDESLLKNLAGQVPGFLYQYRVFPDGKSCFPFATEHIRSIYAVTPEQVRDDASPVFSRIHPDDRGRVSDAIQHSFQTLEVWECDYRVTLPEHGIRWVSGVARPEMLADGSVLWHGYIRDITDRKNDEETIFENRALLKQILDTIPQAVFWKDTQGKYLGCNEVFAREVGIAKSDDIVGKTDYDLPWPREEADAYRADDLAVMRTGKPRVHIIEPLQRADGRRLWIDTSKAPLCDQGGTPFALLGIYGDITHRKKLEDLQSAQLRLVEYAENHTVKEVLQLFLDEAETLSDSEIGFYHFVDPDQETLSLQTWSSNTLQKMCTAEGAGTHYPISRAGVWVDCVRQRKPVIHNDYMNLTHKKGLPAGHAPIVRELVIPILRDGKIVAILGVGNKKTDYTEEDVSVLQKYADLAWETVNRKLAQDELREVNQKLTEAVARANALAFQAEAANKAKSEFLANMSHEIRTPLNAILVLTEIVLDRFSHGEHASYMQKIYRSSQLLMGILNDILDFSKIEAGKVELEHRPFSVSEVTSSIHDLFADTCIEKGLTLTILCPTDLPTVVGDSIRLTQILTNLASNAIKFTEHGQIVLEVKVHEQDMVNQRATLSFTVQDTGIGMTEESIDRLFTPYAQADTSITRRYGGTGLGLTIVQRLVTLMDGSVNVSSALAQGTTVQIQIPFSISTPQDSHDITFTTEHELPSLQGFRILVVEDHPINTEVICHLLSSAGATIGVATNGEIAVSLATTQQFHLILMDLQMPVLDGYEATRQIRRVHPDIPILALSAATSAEVRERGATVGMNGYLEKPVKRHVLFDTLNKWLQTMRPQV from the coding sequence ATGGACGCAAGTAATACGCCTCAGGAGCCAATAAAGAGCCCAGACGATGAATCCTTATTAAAAAATCTTGCTGGTCAAGTGCCGGGATTTCTCTATCAATATCGCGTATTCCCTGATGGGAAAAGCTGTTTTCCGTTTGCTACAGAGCACATTCGCTCTATTTACGCGGTTACTCCAGAACAGGTTCGCGACGACGCATCGCCGGTTTTTTCCCGCATACATCCTGACGATAGGGGGAGAGTTTCCGACGCAATCCAACACTCGTTCCAAACGCTTGAGGTATGGGAGTGTGACTATCGCGTTACTCTTCCCGAACACGGGATACGCTGGGTAAGCGGCGTGGCTCGACCAGAAATGCTTGCCGACGGAAGTGTCTTGTGGCACGGCTATATCCGCGACATTACCGATCGAAAAAATGACGAAGAGACTATTTTCGAAAACCGCGCCCTTTTAAAACAAATCCTCGATACCATTCCGCAAGCCGTTTTCTGGAAAGATACCCAAGGAAAGTACCTTGGCTGTAACGAAGTTTTTGCTCGTGAAGTCGGAATTGCAAAGAGTGATGATATTGTCGGCAAAACTGACTACGATCTCCCGTGGCCACGCGAAGAAGCGGATGCTTATCGCGCAGACGACCTTGCCGTTATGCGTACCGGCAAACCCAGAGTCCATATCATTGAGCCGCTTCAACGAGCAGATGGCAGACGCCTCTGGATTGATACCTCAAAAGCACCGCTCTGCGATCAGGGAGGAACCCCTTTTGCGTTATTGGGAATTTACGGCGACATCACCCACCGCAAAAAGTTGGAAGATCTCCAGTCGGCACAATTGCGACTGGTGGAATATGCCGAAAACCACACCGTCAAAGAAGTCCTCCAGCTTTTTCTTGATGAAGCGGAAACGCTGAGCGATAGTGAAATCGGTTTTTACCACTTTGTCGATCCCGATCAAGAAACCCTTTCATTGCAAACCTGGTCCAGTAACACGCTCCAGAAAATGTGTACCGCTGAAGGTGCTGGCACCCATTATCCTATTTCCCGTGCCGGTGTCTGGGTTGATTGCGTGCGCCAACGCAAACCGGTCATTCACAACGACTACATGAACCTTACCCACAAAAAAGGACTCCCCGCAGGTCACGCTCCTATCGTTCGTGAACTCGTTATCCCGATACTGCGCGACGGGAAAATTGTCGCCATCCTCGGCGTGGGGAATAAAAAAACGGATTACACCGAAGAAGACGTTTCGGTATTACAAAAATATGCCGACCTTGCGTGGGAAACCGTCAATCGCAAACTCGCGCAGGATGAGCTCCGAGAAGTAAACCAAAAACTCACAGAAGCCGTTGCGCGCGCCAACGCCCTCGCATTTCAGGCAGAAGCGGCCAATAAAGCCAAATCGGAATTTCTGGCCAACATGAGTCACGAAATTCGCACCCCGCTCAATGCAATTCTCGTTCTCACGGAAATCGTACTCGATAGATTTAGCCATGGAGAGCATGCAAGCTACATGCAGAAAATCTACCGTTCTTCCCAACTGCTGATGGGTATTCTTAATGATATTCTTGATTTTTCAAAAATAGAGGCGGGAAAAGTAGAACTGGAACACCGCCCGTTTTCGGTATCGGAAGTAACCTCGTCGATTCACGACCTATTTGCCGACACGTGCATAGAAAAAGGGTTGACGCTTACTATCCTTTGCCCCACCGATTTGCCCACGGTTGTAGGCGACTCCATCCGGCTCACACAAATACTCACCAACCTTGCGAGCAATGCCATCAAGTTCACTGAGCACGGCCAGATCGTGCTGGAAGTTAAGGTACACGAGCAAGACATGGTCAACCAACGTGCTACGCTTTCTTTTACCGTCCAAGACACGGGGATCGGCATGACAGAAGAGAGCATCGATCGCCTTTTTACACCATATGCGCAGGCCGATACTTCCATCACGCGGCGCTATGGCGGAACCGGACTCGGTCTGACAATCGTACAACGGCTCGTGACTCTAATGGATGGAAGCGTCAATGTCTCGAGTGCTCTTGCACAGGGAACAACCGTGCAGATCCAGATACCTTTTTCAATCAGTACGCCCCAAGATTCCCATGATATAACGTTTACTACTGAGCATGAACTCCCGTCACTACAAGGTTTCCGAATTCTCGTTGTCGAAGATCATCCGATCAACACCGAAGTTATTTGCCATTTACTCAGTAGCGCCGGAGCAACCATTGGCGTTGCCACCAATGGTGAAATAGCGGTCTCCCTCGCTACAACCCAGCAATTTCACCTGATCCTGATGGATTTGCAAATGCCCGTATTAGACGGGTACGAAGCAACACGCCAAATCCGCCGCGTGCATCCCGATATTCCCATTCTGGCGCTCAGCGCCGCTACAAGCGCCGAAGTCCGCGAACGCGGGGCAACCGTCGGGATGAATGGGTATCTTGAAAAACCGGTCAAGCGGCATGTGCTCTTCGACACGCTAAACAAGTGGCTACAGACAATGCGCCCACAAGTGTAA
- a CDS encoding NADH-quinone oxidoreductase subunit B, with amino-acid sequence MDVKDGVITKSYQVDVCDNSQTDVSQSVIVTSLEFIYNWGRSNSLWPLSYATACCGIEMISSSCPQHDIARFGSEVFRASPRQADLMILAGTITKKMMPQVVTLWEQIAEPKYAIAMGNCVITGGIFKYSPSVVHNVPDYIPIDVFIPGCAPRPEALFHGIITLQHQIRRQKMLKRKDYVGKQAKRLKDGSLNPNYVEGKHYPIILGGE; translated from the coding sequence GTGGACGTAAAAGACGGCGTTATTACCAAATCGTATCAGGTCGACGTCTGCGACAACTCTCAAACTGATGTTTCACAAAGTGTCATCGTTACCTCTTTGGAGTTTATTTACAACTGGGGACGCTCAAACTCACTCTGGCCACTATCGTATGCGACGGCATGTTGTGGTATTGAAATGATCTCTTCTTCGTGTCCACAACACGACATTGCCCGTTTCGGGTCGGAAGTTTTCCGCGCTTCTCCCCGTCAAGCCGACTTGATGATTTTAGCTGGTACCATCACCAAAAAGATGATGCCGCAAGTTGTTACCCTGTGGGAACAGATCGCAGAACCTAAATATGCGATTGCGATGGGGAACTGCGTGATCACCGGCGGGATATTCAAGTATTCGCCATCGGTTGTGCACAACGTCCCTGACTACATTCCTATTGATGTTTTCATCCCTGGGTGCGCGCCACGTCCAGAGGCCTTGTTCCACGGCATCATCACGCTACAACATCAGATTCGTCGTCAAAAGATGTTGAAGCGCAAAGATTATGTTGGCAAACAGGCAAAACGACTTAAAGACGGTTCACTCAACCCGAACTATGTCGAGGGCAAGCATTACCCGATCATTCTGGGAGGGGAATAA
- a CDS encoding GspE/PulE family protein, whose product MIDTTLVALLLDKKMISGDQLRIATTEQAERRESIGKILVRLGFISEATLRDAVGEVLQQASIDLAITIPDPTALALLPIEIARRYSILPVSYQADENILILAMADTQNLLALDQVHASIKRSIALEPLLAGEAEIAHAIDQFYGFDLSIDGILHEIETGETDTSAPLLQGHEYAHPIVRLVDALMSDAVKKGASDIHFEPEQGFLRVRYRIDGVLRQIRSLHAKYWSAIAVRIKVLSQLNIAETRSPQDGQMQLALYGRHVDFRVSVLPTLHGENIVLRILDRHHGMVPLDKLGLSEAALRTLRDMVAQPEGIILVSGPTGSGKTTTLYSILHTLNNEQVNIVTLEDPVELPLAGLRQSAINEAAKLTFASGIRALLRQDPDIILIGEIRDADTATMALRAAMTGHQVYATLHANSALGAIPRLLDIGLCPDILAGSIIGVLAQRLVRRLCLHCRQPYTPDSEQLQHYGIHAPPDSLTLYNAGSCSACDFQGYDGRLALTEIIPMNDDFDECIARRGTLRELRQIAKDQGHCTLADDARRRICEGVTSLAEASRVVHLQRG is encoded by the coding sequence ATGATCGACACCACGCTTGTCGCTCTCTTGCTCGATAAAAAAATGATTAGTGGCGATCAACTTCGCATTGCAACAACGGAACAGGCGGAGCGTCGTGAATCCATCGGCAAAATTCTCGTGCGACTTGGCTTTATTAGCGAAGCTACCCTGCGCGACGCGGTCGGTGAAGTGTTGCAGCAAGCAAGCATCGATCTTGCTATCACGATTCCTGATCCAACGGCACTCGCACTACTTCCGATTGAAATTGCACGGCGCTATTCCATCCTCCCTGTCTCGTATCAGGCGGACGAAAATATCCTCATCCTTGCTATGGCTGACACACAAAATCTGCTCGCGCTGGATCAAGTGCACGCCAGCATCAAACGTTCTATTGCCCTTGAACCACTGCTCGCTGGAGAAGCCGAAATCGCCCATGCGATTGATCAGTTCTATGGTTTTGATCTTTCGATTGATGGCATTCTGCACGAAATTGAAACTGGAGAGACTGATACCTCCGCGCCCTTACTCCAAGGACATGAATATGCGCACCCTATTGTACGTCTTGTCGATGCCCTGATGAGCGATGCGGTGAAAAAAGGGGCGTCTGATATTCACTTCGAACCGGAACAAGGATTCTTGCGCGTGCGCTACCGTATCGACGGCGTCTTGCGCCAGATTCGCAGCTTGCACGCTAAATACTGGTCAGCCATCGCCGTACGGATCAAAGTCCTTTCCCAACTGAACATTGCCGAAACGCGCAGCCCACAAGATGGGCAGATGCAGCTGGCACTCTATGGTCGCCATGTCGATTTTCGCGTCTCTGTTCTGCCAACCTTGCATGGCGAAAATATTGTCCTGCGGATTCTTGACCGTCATCACGGGATGGTGCCGCTAGACAAGCTTGGCCTGAGTGAAGCGGCACTGCGCACGTTGCGCGATATGGTGGCGCAACCGGAAGGGATCATTCTTGTGTCTGGTCCGACCGGCAGTGGCAAAACCACCACACTCTATTCGATTCTCCACACTCTCAATAACGAACAAGTGAATATTGTCACGCTCGAAGATCCCGTGGAATTGCCGCTCGCAGGATTGCGTCAATCCGCGATCAATGAGGCGGCCAAACTGACCTTTGCCAGTGGTATCCGCGCGTTGCTCCGGCAAGATCCCGATATTATTTTAATTGGTGAAATTCGCGACGCCGATACGGCGACGATGGCACTACGCGCCGCCATGACGGGTCATCAGGTGTATGCCACTCTGCATGCAAATTCTGCATTGGGAGCGATTCCGCGTTTGTTAGACATTGGTTTGTGTCCCGATATTCTTGCTGGATCTATTATTGGTGTTCTTGCGCAACGGCTGGTACGGCGCTTATGCCTCCACTGCCGTCAGCCGTACACACCCGACTCCGAACAACTGCAACACTATGGTATTCACGCGCCACCAGATTCGCTTACGCTTTACAACGCCGGCAGTTGTTCGGCGTGTGACTTTCAGGGGTATGACGGACGGTTGGCTTTGACGGAAATCATCCCTATGAATGACGATTTCGACGAATGTATTGCCAGACGCGGTACTTTGCGCGAGTTGCGCCAGATTGCCAAAGATCAGGGTCATTGCACCTTGGCCGATGATGCCAGACGGCGGATTTGTGAAGGGGTTACGTCACTCGCAGAAGCGTCGCGTGTCGTTCACCTCCAGCGAGGGTAG
- a CDS encoding NADH-quinone oxidoreductase subunit A has protein sequence MVLDGYGPLLGIIVIGVLMPTALVTLAWLLGPKFGTRLKYTTYECGMEPTSDSQSRYHIGYYLYALLFFVFEIETIYIFPWAVAFHDLGILALIEMFAFVAILVIALAYAWRKGGLQWT, from the coding sequence ATGGTACTTGACGGGTACGGCCCACTGCTCGGAATCATCGTTATTGGGGTGTTGATGCCAACTGCCCTGGTAACCTTGGCCTGGTTACTGGGACCAAAATTCGGGACGAGGCTGAAGTACACAACCTATGAATGCGGCATGGAGCCGACGAGCGACTCACAGAGTCGGTATCACATTGGATACTATCTCTATGCGTTGCTCTTTTTTGTGTTCGAAATTGAAACGATCTACATCTTCCCTTGGGCGGTAGCGTTTCACGATCTCGGGATTTTAGCGTTGATTGAGATGTTTGCTTTCGTCGCTATCCTCGTGATTGCACTGGCGTACGCGTGGAGAAAGGGAGGATTGCAGTGGACGTAA